The Longimicrobiales bacterium genomic interval TCGTGAACGGCGCCCCCCAGCACGAGCCGTACGTCGTGCGGACCGACCCCGGCAGCGACGCATACCACCCCAGCATGGACTGGCAGGCACGCTTCCTTGCCGACCCCGCCGCAGCACGGAGCTACCGCCCCACCCGCGATAACTGGGGCCCGATCGTCGTGCCGCCCAACAGCTTCTTCGTGATGGGCGACAACCGCGACCAGTCCCTCGACTCCCGCTACTGGGGGTTCGTCCCCATGGAATCGATCAAGGGCAAGGCAGTGATGCTCTACTTCTCCTGGGACCGCAACGCGAGCAGCTCGATTCCCCTGTTCGGCCACGTCCGCTGGGGC includes:
- the lepB gene encoding signal peptidase I produces the protein FVIQTWTVISGSMEDTLLVGDFLVLSKSAYGATVPGTEMTLPGYTTPERGHIVVFRGHHEPIDLVKRLVGVPGDTLAMRAGQLIVNGAPQHEPYVVRTDPGSDAYHPSMDWQARFLADPAAARSYRPTRDNWGPIVVPPNSFFVMGDNRDQSLDSRYWGFVPMESIKGKAVMLYFSWDRNASSSIPLFGHVRWGRVGDRIQ